In a genomic window of Ipomoea triloba cultivar NCNSP0323 chromosome 3, ASM357664v1:
- the LOC116012042 gene encoding receptor-like protein kinase FERONIA encodes MAVLVGAIVGGVAGGVAVVVILVFLVYFRRRITRDSATNVTSSESSSKALDFSQSELCRHFSQDELKSATADFDESYVIGKGGFGKVYRASINESDCSIEDGAANNSIVAVKRLNRAESRQGENEFWMEIKMLSNLRNQNLVSLIGYCNEDEEMLLVYEYMARGTLADHLYKVNDDNRPSLSWEQRLNICLGAARGLQYLHAANVIHRDVKTSNILLDQDLVAKISDFGLSKIGPGNDSFTHISTDVKGTFGYLDPEYFLTKRLTTKSDVFAFGVVLFEVLSGRPALDMRLVVEQHSLATWAVECIRKGEIDQMFEGCLVGQMSPACSGAEPENSSWGANMLEKIYRVSRHYN; translated from the exons aTGG CCGTTCTAGTTGGAGCCATTGTTGGTGGCGTGGCGGGTGGGGTTGCGGTGGTCGTGATCTTGGTGTTCTTGGTTTATTTTCGACGGAGAATTACAAGAGACTCCGCCACGAACGTTACCAGCTCGGAATCTAGTTCAAAGGCTCTGGATTTTAGCCAGTCGGAATTGTGCAGACATTTCTCTCAGGATGAGCTCAAATCGGCCACGGCCGATTTCGACGAGAGCTATGTTATTGGCAAAGGCGGTTTTGGAAAAGTCTATCGAGCTTCCATTAACGAATCAGATTGCAGCATTGAAGACGGAGCAGCAAACAATAGTATTGTTGCAGTCAAGAGATTGAACAGGGCGGAGTCTAGGCAAGGAGAGAACGAGTTTTGGATGGAAATCAAGATGCTTTCTAATCTCCGAAACCAAAACCTCGTCTCCCTAATCGGCTACTGCAACGAAGATGAAGAAATGTTACTGGTCTACGAGTACATGGCGAGAGGAACACTCGCGGACCATCTCTACAAGGTTAACGATGATAATCGTCCCAGTCTCTCTTGGGAACAGCGGCTCAACATTTGCCTCGGCGCCGCGCGTGGATTGCAATACCTTCACGCCGCAAATGTCATTCACCGGGACGTCAAGACCTCAAACATCCTGCTAGACCAAGATTTGGTGGCAAAGATTTCAGATTTCGGGTTATCCAAAATCGGACCTGGAAACGATTCCTTCACTCATATCTCCACAGACGTGAAAGGGACGTTTGGTTACTTGGATCCTGAATACTTCCTCACAAAGCGATTAACCACGAAATCCGACGTGTTTGCTTTCGGAGTGGTGCTGTTTGAAGTGCTCTCCGGTCGGCCGGCGCTGGACATGAGACTCGTCGTGGAGCAGCACAGCCTCGCTACTTGGGCGGTAGAGTGCATTAGAAAAGGAGAAATTGATCAAATGTTTGAGGGGTGTTTGGTGGGGCAAATGTCTCCGGCCTGCTCAGGGGCGGAGCCAGAAAATTCCAGTTGGGGGGCCAATATGCTAGAGAAAATTTATCGTGTTAGTCGACATTATAATTAA
- the LOC116014092 gene encoding wall-associated receptor kinase 1-like — protein MHHSLLFILIPCMLFHGLITSDRKNAIATTITVAITLLNIAIYYLRCLYEANSTKRNTTSCSKDQAFRQFSLKEIQQYTNNFSLLIGRGGYGNVYKGTIHGSATTVAIKRLKEGSKQGEGEFWTEIEMLSKFQNEHLVSLIGFCNEGKERVLVYEYMPKGTLADHLHKFDRLGKNDDHPLSWEKRLEISIGAARGLHYLHTSKPKAIHRDVKSSNILLDESWVAKVSDFGLSKMGPGNKSFTHISTIVKGTFGYLDPEYFTTCRLTTKSDIYAFGVVLLEVLTGRPALDERIVEEGKNLAIWAIDYLKKGNVNDIVDNCLAGQVSQTCLKAFAEIAERCLGRKPHERPNMTDVLTKLESLLELQQKKNKNKKKKKDRNSESKPGQGDLLHVLPIKPPNTRASATKYEGLRQFSITEILQATRNFNKTRIIGFGEDDEVFIGSLDGGKSNVAIRRATSSVCHDRMDLELQFYHYDLPLPSHANNVVSLIGYCNTDDKHKIFVYDYMANGSLQDHLHKPYNNPLPWKQRLKICIDAARGLCCLHHTLKKSILHHVFNSSNIFLDENWVAKVSDFGWSRSKQHSGWCRGVVNSPDCGILDSGDLGFITPTEKSYAYAFGLLLIEVLCANNESILQITKDVDTRAFWFKSQGRGKSGNHSIYIDPDIVWKISPDCLEMFVDTICNCLQHEFRERPTISEILKSLEGALKLQEASDGNMQLSATRIQKKTVNK, from the coding sequence ATGCATCATTCCCTGCTTTTTATTCTTATACCTTGTATGTTGTTCCATGGTCTGATCACTTCTGATAGAAAGAATGCAATTGCTACTACAATCACAGTAGCAATCACTTTATTGAACATTGCCATCTATTACCTAAGGTGCCTCTATGAAGCTAACTCCACCAAAAGAAACACAACATCATGTTCCAAGGACCAAGCATTTCGTCAATTTTCACTTAAGGAGATTCAACAATACACCAACAATTTTAGTCTCTTGATTGGAAGGGGTGGATATGGTAATGTGTACAAGGGCACTATACATGGCAGTGCAACGACTGTAGCAATTAAACGTTTGAAGGAAGGGTCCAAGCAGGGAGAGGGGGAGTTTTGGACAGAGATCGAAATGCTATCAAAGTTTCAAAATGAACACCTTGTGTCCCTAATAGGCTTCTGCAATGAAGGTAAAGAGAGGGTGTTGGTTTATGAGTACATGCCTAAAGGAACTCTTGCAGACCATCTCCACAAATTTGATAGATTGGGGAAGAATGATGATCATCCTCTCTCTTGGGAAAAACGACTCGAGATTTCAATAGGTGCTGCGCGGGGATTGCATTACCTTCACACCTCCAAGCCTAAGGCGATACACCGGGATGTAAAAAGCTCAAACATTCTGCTGGATGAGAGTTGGGTGGCAAAGGTTTCAGATTTTGGTTTGTCCAAAATGGGGCCTGGAAACAAGTCGTTCACTCATATTAGTACAATTGTCAAAGGAACATTTGGCTACTTGGATCCTGAATACTTCACAACTTGCAGATTGACAACAAAATCCGACATTTATGCTTTTGGAGTAGTGCTGCTTGAAGTGCTCACCGGAAGGCCAGCACTGGATGAGAGGATTGTTGAGGAAGGGAAAAATCTAGCCATTTGGGCCATAGACTACCTGAAAAAAGGAAATGTTAATGATATTGTTGACAACTGTTTGGCAGGGCAAGTCTCTCAAACTTGTTTGAAGGCATTTGCAGAAATTGCAGAGAGATGTTTGGGCAGAAAGCCACACGAACGACCAAATATGACTGATGTGCTAACAAAACTTGAATCATTGTTGGAATTACAGcaaaagaagaataagaataagaagaagaagaaggatagAAATTCCGAAAGCAAACCAGGTCAAGGGGATCTTTTGCATGTCCTGCCGATAAAGCCACCAAATACCAGAGCTTCTGCAACAAAATATGAAGGACTACGCCAATTCTCCATCACTGAAATCCTGCAGGCCACTCGCAATTTCAACAAGACTCGTATTATTGGTTTTGGGGAAGATGATGAGGTGTTCATTGGATCTTTAGATGGTGGTAAAAGTAATGTAGCTATCAGAAGGGCCACCAGTTCAGTGTGTCATGATCGCATGGATCTAGAGTTGCAATTTTACCATTACGATCTCCCTTTGCCCAGCCATGCTAATAATGTTGTCTCTCTGATTGGCTACTGCAATACTGATGATAAACATAAGATCTTTGTATATGATTACATGGCAAATGGGAGTCTGCAAGATCATCTCCATAAACCTTACAATAATCCTCTCCCATGGAAGCAAAGGCTTAAAATCTGCATTGATGCTGCGCGTGGTTTGTGCTGCCTTCACCATACCTTGAAGAAGAGCATTCTCCACCATGTATTCAACTCAAGCAACATTTTTCTGGATGAGAATTGGGTTGCTAAAGTTTCCGATTTTGGTTGGTCTAGAAGTAAACAACACTCTGGTTGGTGTAGAGGGGTAGTTAACAGTCCTGACTGTGGAATTCTGGATTCAGGAGATTTAGGTTTTATAACACCAACAGAAAAATCTTATGCATATGCATTTGGCTTACTGTTAATTGAAGTGTTATGTGCCAACAATGAATCGATACTCCAGATAACGAAGGATGTGGATACTAGAGCCTTCTGGTTCAAGTCACAAGGAAGAGGTAAGTCAGGTAACCATTCAATATATATAGACCCTGACATTGTTTGGAAAATATCACCAGACTGCCTTGAGATGTTCGTTGATACTATATGCAACTGTCTGCAACACGAATTCAGAGAAAGACCGACAATAAGTGAGATTTTGAAAAGTCTGGAGGGTGCCCTCAAGCTGCAAGAAGCATCAGATGGCAATATGCAACTGTCTGCAACACGAATTCAGAAAAAGACTGTCAATAAGTGA
- the LOC116014093 gene encoding probable receptor-like protein kinase At5g38990, translating to MLSMIYLLLHLLTTTTCSGGSPAYTPPDHILHNCGGASKQDSNGRNWTSDAYYPECLLPDEPDISVTYKGKAVAAGNASIPDVPYSSVHIFVNKCTRSYAVSPGPKFIRLHFSPKTHYSVPGFSQQPEDSFFSVNANEYTLMANFSAFLTLSDASVVEKEYIVNVDANRLDITFTPSPNSFAFVNGIQIVSIPTGYYIGGEAAGVDDNPIKWVPGNNNYFIFNNTALETLYRLDVGGPKVFPVNDTGMDRTWYSDDNYVTGLGYFTPPLDVNITYTSYTPAYSAPEIVYTTARTIANDSNVVNWTFPVDSGFLYLFRLYFCEFAIEIDSGNERVFSVDIANITADSRTDVFLLAGGSKIPIFRDYLVNVPDMDGRRNKQNVSFAIRPNMATRPVWANALLNGLEIFKLNDTQGSMAVGPNLELPVQISGKKAVLDNIAF from the coding sequence ATGCTATCCATGATCTACCTCCTTCTCCACCTGCTCACGACAACTACCTGTTCCGGTGGATCGCCGGCTTACACTCCCCCCGATCACATCCTTCATAACTGCGGAGGAGCATCGAAGCAGGATTCCAATGGCCGCAACTGGACATCTGACGCCTACTACCCTGAATGCCTTCTACCAGATGAGCCAGATATATCAGTAACTTACAAGGGTAAGGCTGTAGCAGCAGGTAACGCATCTATCCCCGATGTCCCATACAGCTCCGTCCATATCTTCGTAAACAAGTGCACTCGCTCTTACGCTGTTTCTCCTGGCCCAAAGTTCATCCGCCTCCACTTTAGCCCTAAAACCCATTACTCCGTTCCCGGCTTCAGTCAGCAGCCGGAAGATTCTTTCTTCTCTGTTAACGCTAATGAGTATACTCTCATGGCTAACTTCAGCGCCTTTCTCACCCTCTCGGATGCCTCAGTTGTTGAAAAAGAGTATATTGTAAATGTGGATGCCAATCGACTCGACATTACCTTCACTCCTTCTCCTAACTCTTTTGCGTTTGTCAATGGAATCCAGATCGTTTCCATTCCCACAGGCTATTACATTGGGGGAGAAGCCGCCGGCGTTGATGACAACCCGATAAAGTGGGTCCCCGGGAACAATAACTATTTTATCTTCAACAACACAGCTCTTGAGACTCTGTACAGGCTGGATGTTGGGGGACCTAAAGTTTTTCCGGTGAATGACACCGGCATGGACCGAACCTGGTATTCAGACGACAATTATGTTACCGGTTTAGGATATTTTACTCCTCCCTTGGATGTCAACATCACCTACACTTCATATACGCCGGCGTACTCTGCACCTGAGATAGTATATACTACCGCCAGGACAATAGCCAATGACAGCAATGTTGTCAATTGGACGTTTCCGGTGGATTCAGGGTTTTTATATCTTTTCAGGCTCTATTTTTGCGAGTTTGCGATCGAAATCGATAGCGGCAATGAACGAGTTTTCTCGGTGGACATAGCAAATATAACGGCTGATAGCCGTACTGATGTTTTTTTATTGGCAGGCGGCTCCAAAATTCCGATCTTCAGGGACTATCTGGTGAATGTGCCGGATATGGATGGTCGCCGGAATAAGCAGAATGTTTCGTTTGCTATAAGGCCTAACATGGCAACCCGACCTGTGTGGGCGAATGCGCTCTTAAACGGATTAGAGATTTTCAAGTTGAATGATACGCAAGGGAGCATGGCAGTGGGGCCCAATCTTGAGCTGCCTGTACAAATCTCTGGCAAGAAAGCCGTGTTGGATAATATTGCattttaa